The sequence GGCCTGAGTCCCCTCCCAGTGGCTCCCCAGACCCTTCTCCCTATCTCATCCTGAGGGCCTGACCTTGCCCCTTGGCCTATGCTCacactcccctcccttccttcccaccctcagAACAACAAGCTGGAGAAGATCCCCCCAGGCGCCTTCAGTGAGCTGAGCAACCTGCGCGAGCTGTACCTGCAGAACAACTACCTGACTGACGAGGGCCTGGACAACGAGACCTTCTGGTGAGTTCCCATCTCACCAGATCCCCAGTGTAACCGTGTGTCACCTGTGTGACCCAGGAAGCTCCTCTTGGGGCCACCCCCCAGCCACACCTCTCACACACATCCCTTGCCCACCTCTCTGGCCGGTTTCACTGGAGAAGGAACTTTGAGGCTTGTGCCTCTGTTGACATTTCTGTTCCTGGGAACAAATAATATGTCTGGGCAAGGCCTGCCAAGATTCCAGTGAGGCAGGGAAGTGTTTGCAGAGGCTGGCTTCTTGGTACGAAATGCAAACGCAAGCGTTCTTGttgaaagcaaatatattttcattttctaaagccCAGGGTAGCCATAAAGGGCCAATAAAAGGTTACACAGGGGTCTTCAAATAAACTCCCATGTGTCAGAAACCACGCTAGCGCCTTCCCATACCAATGCATGTATCACTGAGTCAACCCgtgggaggctcagagaggactgAGCCCCCAGTCAgttgagtggcagagctgggatgaaTGAGAAGCGGTTCCCCTGCTACTTCCCCTGGGAAAACGGTGGAAACAAGCGCACGTGCGCTCCTGCCAACCATGCcaattccctccctcccccaggaagcTCTCCAGCCTGGAGTACCTGGATCTGTCCAGCAACAACCTGACGCGGGTCCCAGCAGGGCTGCCACGCAGCCTGGTGCTGCTGCACCTGGAGAAAAACGTCATCCAGCGCGTGGACGCCGACGTGCTGACGCCCATCCGCAGCCTCGAGTACCTGCTGCTGCACAGCAACCAGCTGCGCGCGCCCGGCATCCACCCGCGGGCCTTCCAGGGCCTCAAGCGGCTGCACACGGTGCACCTGTACAACAACGCGCTGGAGCGCGTGCCCAGCGGCCTGCCCCGCCGCGTGCGCACCCTCATGATCCTGCACAACCAGATCACCGGCATCGGCCGTGACGACTTCGCCACCACCTACTTCCTGGAGGAGCTCAACCTCAGCTACAACCGCATCACCAGCCAGCAGATGCACCGCGACGCCTTCCGCAAGCTGCGCCTGCTGCGCTCGCTGGACCTGTCTGGAAACCGGCTCCACACGCTGCAGCCCGGGCTGCCCCGAAACGTGCATGTGCTGAAGGTCAAGCGCAATGAGCTGGCTGCCCTGGCGCGCGGGGCGCTGGCGGGCATGGCCCAGCTGCGTGAGCTCTACCTCACCGGCAACCGACTGCGCAGCCGGGCCCTCGGCCCCCGCGCCTGGGTGGACCTCGCTGGTCTGCAGGTAAGGGGGACTGGAGAGAGCCGGGCGGTGCCCGTGAGGGGCAGTACTGGTGTGGCTGCCCTGAGCCCACCCGTCTGCTGGGGGCCTGGTGAAAGGgcgggaggcaggagggctgggcagtGAGGGAGGTTCCTCTGGTATGGGCAGCCTCAGCGCGTTTACCTTCAGGTGTGGTTGGAGAGGCTGGGTAGGGGGAGGTAGGCCACGCAGAGGGTGTGGCTGGCATGTCTGGGTCAGCCCAGCCTACCTGCGGGTACAGCTGGTGTGGCCAGGCTGAGCTCACCACCTACAGATGCAGCCTTGAGCAGGGCTGTGGCGCTAAGGGGTGGTCAGGGCTGCAGGCAGGGCCTGTGGTTCAGGACTAGGGGGCAGTGTGGGTGGCATGGGAGAGTCAAGCTCACCCACCTGCAGGGACGGGAATAGGTGCTTGAAGGCTGGGGCTCTAGGTGGAGATGGGGTCAGGGTGGGCTGACCTCATCAGTCTGCagagggctggggcgggggagtCTACCCTGGCATTCTGGCGCTGGTCCGTGGGTGCTCTCGCCACGTGGTCAGAGTCAGGCAAGGATGTCTGGGTCCATGAATTCAGCCTCCTTTGGTAACAGGCAAAACCTCCCAACTCTGTGAGCATCACTGAAAAGAGAAATTCATCAGAGAACCTGGGCGGGAGGACAAGGTGCTGCCAGATCAGGGACTGACAGCCACTCCAGTGGCTCCCTGCTGGCCCTACCAGGTCCTGCCCTGCTCACTCAGACATGAGAGGCTCAGGGCCTCTGCATTGCTGTCCTCTGCCCCAGATGTCCTCAgggctctgctcaaatgtcacctccttgggAGGCCTTCCTTCACCCTCCGGCCTTCCTCTGCCTTGTTTTACTTCATAGCCCTCATCCCTTCCGGACACTAGGTTGTCTGCTTGCTTGTTTATTGCCAACCCCTCGAGCTAGAATAAGGAGCAGGCCTTGAGGCTGTTGTGTCACTGCTGGACCCAGCCCTCTGCGTGGCATCCCCACAGCCAATGCCTGTGGAAGGATGTCGGAATGGTCTGTGGGAGTCCAGCAGGTTGTTGCAAGGTCAGGATGTCTGAGCAGAGTGCAGGGGAGAGGCCCAGAGGGAGGGGAGTATAGGGAAGGGGCCGGACagtggagcagggtgggggtagggtggggcaGCTGTTCCTGCAGGGTCAGTGGGGGGCCTCTCCTCCCCCAGACTCCCCTGCTGAGCACCAGACACCAGTATCCCACCATCCGTGCTGTCTCTCTGGCACAGTCTTCAGGAGCCCCTTCACGTCTGCTCCTGCTGCACTTTCTAACTCACTGAAGGGACAGGATGACATCTACCAGGTGCCCGTTGGAAGCCCCCTTGACATCCCCTTTTTCACCACTGACCCTGCCAACAGCCCCTCCTCGTCACCTGACCCTGCCATCCTGCCACCACACCCCTGCGGCCTACATCTGAGGCCGGGCCGCCCATTTCCTTCCCGGACCTCAGCTTCCCAGGAGCCCTCCACTCCTGTATTCCCCTGGCAGTCAAGAGCGTCTTGAAAAACAAATGCCTGTCTCCTGCTCCTGCCCAGAACCCTTCCGTGGCTCCCCATTTCCTTAGAACCCAAGCCAGACCCCTTGCTGTGGCCTTTGAGGCCCGCTCTGCCCCTGCTCCCAGCTCATTCTGGCCCCTCTTCCCTGGGGACAGCTacttgttcactcattcattccacacACCTGTACCAAGCCCCCAGTGTGGCAGACACAGGTCTGGGACTGGGGGCCCAGCGGGGATGTGGCAGATGGAGGCCCCTGCCCTTCTGGGGCGTGTACTTAGGACTCTGCCCAGGTGTCACCTTCTCTAGGAGGCCCCCGCCCCTCCACCAATGGTGGGCAGGACAGATGCTTCCCTGGGGCTGGACCAGGGATGTCTGGTGAGGGTGGCGGACTCTTCCTCACACTGGATCTTTCTACGGGCAGCTGCTCCTGCTACCTCAGAGCCCCTACCTGTGTGTCTGCCTTCTACTCCCCCGGGAAGCTTCCCCTGCCCCAAGGCTGGGTCAGGACCCTCCCCTGGACTTTCTCATCACACCCAATCCCACAGGCTTGTCGTCATCATATTTTGTGTCCATCTCCCCTGCCAGACTGGCTTCCTGACAGTGGCAGTGTCTCCGTGGGTCCCCTGTCCCCTGTGCGCATGGGCACTAAGGGTGTTTGGCATGTCATGCAGAAATGCTGAGGGAGAGATGTGTGGAGGGCACTGAGTGCTTGGCCAcacagggggaggcagggagctcTGCTGGGtaggggaggtggcagggaggctCCCTAaggatgaagctttgctccccTTGAATCCCGACCCCGACTTGGCTGGCTCTCCGGATTCGCCGCCACCGGTTCCTGGCCCTGAGCCCCAGCCTCTCACTGTGAGGAAGGGAGCTTAGAGACCACGGGGTACCCCCTGGCTGCACAGGTGTGTGGGTTGGGAAAGGGTGGCCCCAGAGCCAGTGCATGCCCAGGTCTCCCGACACTGCATTCGTCCTGCTCCCTGGGaaacccatccccacctccctgacTGCCGGCTGCTGGACCCCAGGCACGTGATGACTCTGAGACTGACCAGCCTGGGGCCCAGCTGCTGTGTGTGCTGGGGTCCCTGTGGGCCTCACACCCTCACTCCTAGCTCCTGTGCACTGTCCCCTGAGGCCCATGAATGCAGCCTCACCCATGCACCTCCCATCCATGGCCAGTGGGGTGAGATTCAAAGGCTGGAGgacccctggcctctgcccatcTGAAGTCTTTAGTCTGACGGGAATAACCAGTGTTTTAAGAAGGAAGGACTGTGACACCCAAACGTCTGGGCTGTGAATTCATGTGggaaggcagaggggctgggTAGGGCGGACAGCAATTAACAAGGGTTTGGAGTCAGGTGCGCTGGGTTCCAGCCTCTTacaggctgtgtggccttggacagatcactcaacctttctgagcctctgtttccccacctggaaaatggggatagttATAgacttcctcctccctgcccccagcagggTTATCATTAGATTTAGATAAGCTAGGGGCTTGCTGGGAGTCTTATAAGCTGTTAAGTGCTTTGCACAGGTGGGAGTCCCTGACTCCCTTGGTCACCCCTGCAGTTGCTGGACATTGCTGGGAACCAGCTTACAGAGATCCCCGAGGGGCTCCCCGAGTCACTCGAGTACCTGTACCTGCAGAACAACAAGATTAGCACCGTGCCTGCCAATGCCTTTGACTCTACACCCAACCTCAAGGGCATCTTTCTCAGGTAGGAGGTCCCAGTAGCCCCTCATACACCCCTTGGGGCCTGCCCCAGCTCTGGAGGGACATTCGAGGCACCTGGGAACAGTTGCAGGTGGAGGCCAGTGTTCAAAGATCACTGCTTCCACCActgactggctgtgtgaccatggATAGGTCACAGGACCCCGccgagcctctgttttctcagctCTCAAGGGTGGGGACAGTCCTGGCCAGGCCTGATATGGTTTGTAGGTTTGTAAAAGGGCTTTGGAAACTTTAAAAACCAGTGCACATGGGTGTTATTAGTGTTAGGGGGGCAGGAAGGGACCCCAGACAGCATCTTCCCAATTTATAGCtgagaaagctgaggcccagagagcacaGGGGACTGCTGTGTCCACAGACATCGGGAATAGATGTGCAGGTCCTGGCTGGGCTGTGGGGATGCGGGTGGGGTTTGGAATAGGACCCCAGTCCTGGAGGATCTGAGGGACTTCCCTACAGCAGGGCCAGGGTGGTTCTTCCCAGCGCCTcccatcacccccacccccagatcaGAGAGGGAGACAGAACCCAGCAGAGGTGCACTCCGGGGGGCTCTGTGGCCCAGAGGCCCAGGGCTTGGTGACATTGGGTGGTGTGACACATGCCTGAGATCAGAGCGACTGCCTCTACCTTCCTATGCTGAGTGTGCCCTGGCCTGTCCCGTGCCTCTGTACCATGCCACACCGGGCACCTCGGTGACACCAGGCTACCTAGCCCAGGAGCCTCAGGTCTTGGGGTAAATGCCCGAGGTGGGCAGAGAGCCCTGGAGCTGCCACTCCTGACGTAGCAGTGAAAGTGTATGCAGACAGGGACCCCTTGCTTTGTAGGGGACTGGCCCCACGCCAGCTCCTGTCCCGGCCTGTGGCTACCCTGAACAACTTGTCCTTTCCATCACACACTGtgcctcttctcctccctctgccacctTCCCTCCCTTTCACCTTCTGGGGGTGTAGGCAGGGCCCTCTGGGGGTTGGGCTCCTGGCACTGACCCCACCTGGACGGCTCACACAGGTTTAACAAGCTGGCCGTGGGCTCTGTGGTGGACAGCGCCTTCCGGAGGCTGAAGCACCTGCAGGTCTTGGACATTGAAGGCAACTTTGAGTTTGGTGACGTTTCCAAGGACCGTGGCCgcttggaggaggaagaggaagaagatgatgaggatgaagaagaagaggaaaggagataGTGGCAAGGTGACACAGATCTGACCTAGGTAGGTGGTCTGTGTGGGGGCGGCACTTACCTCTCCTCACCAAACTGTCCTGTCCCTGAACCCAGTCTAGGGTCTTTCTGTCCTTCACCCTGTCCTCTGCTTCTTCCGTTCATTTTGCAAATTTATAAGAGCACTTGGGACACACCAGGCCCTGGCTGAGAGGTTGGGGTGTAACAGCAAGCTCGCAGGAGGCCTGCACGTGCCACAGGGCTCTAATCCAGGGTGATGAGTGCCGTAATGGGAGCTTTCCTGGGCGTTGGGGGTTGGACACGTGGTTCTTGGGCTGGAGACTGGATTTCCAGGCCTTGTCAGCCTTTAAACAATCTCTGAagctgcagggggctgggggagcttGCCAGGGGAGTGAGTGAGGGGTGCAGGTGGTGAGAGGGGAGGCTGCAGAGGAGACTGAGATGGAGCTGGTAGGAAAGGAGGTAGGAAAACCACAGACTGCCACGGGCAGAGGGTGTTTGCACATGTGTGTAACACAAACGTACACATTTGCACcaacacatatttatatgtacacaTGTCTAAACATGCAATACATTCACAAAGCACACACAGAacacatgccacacacatgcacacagaggcacacacatGCTTGTACTCCATGACACATTTGCAGTTATAGACTAGGTACATACTTACATGCACATGTATGCATGCATTTGAGTACATTAACACATGCACACCCGTGCACACAGGCCCTCACCTGcacatgtatgtgtacacactcatgcacacatgATATGTACATGCACCAGCTTCTTTGGAAGTGGGGAGAGTCAGCCCTGTCACTACTGCCGGAAGGCTGAGGGCACTGAGCACTGCTGGGGACCACTGAATTTATCCGCACAGGGGTCATCTGTGACTCTGTAGGGGTGGCTGCAGGGGGAGATGGGCCGGAAAGGAAGTGTATCTAGGCAGTATAGACAGTCCTTTTAGGAAGTTTGGCTGTgaagagatgagagagagggTGGCAGTGGGAAGGGGGTGTGGAGTTCGGGAGGGGCCCACTTCGATGCCTCTCTTGAGGGATGCCGATGGGAAGAGGCTGCTGTGTGCAGGGTGGGGGAAGTTACCGACACAGAAGGAGGGTTAGGAGTGAGGGCccctgtggggctggggggaggggctggcttTGGCAGGAGGGTCAGAGCTTCTTCCACTGTGGCAGGGGGGCCAGAGGGCCAAGTGGGTGTAGTCACAGGCTGGTCAGTGGCTTGGTGGCTGGACATGAAGTCACATCAACCCTATGCCTTCagccttctgttttctctgtgcaGTAGCAGGTGCTCAGCAGACTGGGGGTGTGGAGAAGAGGGACCACCGGATCCATCCGTGGCTGGGTTTTCAGCCAGGTGTATAGGACTGGAGGGCAAGGGACGAGGAAGTTGAGGGTACTGGCAAGAGAGTGGCTGCAGTCGTGGGGCCCGGGGAGGGAAGCAGGCACAGATGGAGGGGCGGGTGAGCAGGGACACGGAGGGGGCTGCTAGCCGGGGGAGAGGCGGTGTGGTTGGAGGGGCTGGCGCAGGTTAGTTTTAGTGAGCCATGTCGGGCGGGGGGGCCACAGGGCCAGGGTGTAGCCGGGGTCCATTGGACACTGTCAGAATGCTGGCCTGGGGCAGAGAGGAGCCTGAGCAGCTGCTGAGGACCCCGTGGGCAGATGGCAGAGGGAGCTGGGGTGAGGGGCCCGGGCTGAGGACAGAGTGTGCATGGGGAGGTTATCCCAGCATAGAGGGGCTGTCCTCTCACAGAATTGGGGATCAGCAACAGGGTGGCAGGCCATTCAGTGAGGACACTGTGGCCTTCACAAGGGGGGCTGCGGAAACCTGGGATGGGTGAGAACCTGCCCCCTCTGGGGGACATTGGCCACAGGCAGGTCAATTGAACgagccctgggaggggccccGAGGAGTGGCCAGGGGACCCACGGCCTTCTGGTGCACTCTGGGCCACCCACATTGGCAGGAGCACCTCCCAGCGGGCAGCCCCGCTGCTCTGGACTCCCAGGGCAACTCCCCTCCCTTCATAGTTAGCCTGGCCTTTCCAGAGCCCCTTCAAGCAGGGCTCCCCTCAGGTGGGACCCCCACTGCAAGCTGGTTGTGGCCGGTGGGCCTGCTCTGAGCTGGATCCTGACTCTCCTACGTGTTCTGCAGGACAGTGGACCACCGGACTCCTCTCTGCAGCACGCGCCCGTGCCCTGTGAAGCCCCCATCCTGCCACACTCACATGGTCACACCCAGCGCCGCACCCATGGGGCATCCCACACAGCACAGCCAGACACGTGCAGATAGCACGTCACACTCGGCCACACACACAGCCAGTTCCACACTCCCCTCCGGACCGTCGCACTCTCCGCCCACGCCCACGCCACTGCCATGCACGCGCGGGAGGGTCTGACCCTGGCCTGGCACACACAGGCTCCTGCTACCTTCCCTGCTGACACATGTACTCGTGTGTCcatgtgtgcacgcacacacatacacagtcatGTGCAAACAGCCCTCCAGGGCCTGTGCCACCGACAGCTCTTGCCCCCAGCAGGAACTGGCCAGAGCAGCTCGCCGTCTGCCCGGAGCATCTGTCCGTCCGTCCCCTGGAGAAGACAGGGTTATCTCTGTGCTCTGGCCTGGTGCCTGCCGCCCTCTGGAACTCACAAAAGCTGGCTTCTGTTCCTTGGCCTCCCTTTGGGGGTGGGAACCTTCAGGActgctgccctggccctgccctcctgtcccCCCAGCTGCTGGGGCAGTCACTCTGCTgacagcccctccctgccacgCACTGGGAGGCCACAGGCGCTCTCCTGACGGGCGAGCCCCACCGAGGCTGGACCGGAGAGTCCCCGGGTGCTGCTGGGGCCTCGGGCAGGAGTGAGGCAGAGGCAgtgggctgggccaggccaggcaggaagggcccagccATACCTATGAGACACCATCTTTGTTCTTTAGGCCCGTGGGAAGTTCTGGGTGccttggtttttttattttttttcaaggaaaaaaatgataaaaatctcaaaGCTGATTTTTCTTGTTACAGAAAAACTAATATAAAAGCATTATCCCTGTCCCTGCAGCCTGTGGCCGTGTCTGTGTGTGCTTCCTGCCAGGTGCGGGGctggcacggggtggggggggggggcgggacaCAAGCACCTCGGCGTGCTGGCCGGACCAGCAGGAATCAGTGCCGACATCAGTTCTTGGGGCCCCAGAGGAGCTGCATGGCAGAGGGCCAGGGAGACGAGCTCGGCCGTGGGTAAGGAGGCCGGGAGGTGTGTGCAGCCTGTCAGCTCGGTGGGAATCGCAGGTCCTGTCCCCGGACCACACACTGGGCCTTCCAGCTCACTC is a genomic window of Eulemur rufifrons isolate Redbay chromosome 8, OSU_ERuf_1, whole genome shotgun sequence containing:
- the PODN gene encoding podocan gives rise to the protein MHGVGVRGRGGVEKIHNKTCVAERTARLEWKEPEPAERSRHSGRSVRPAGRGTARGAAGTMARSRALLFLLLLPPQLHLGPVLAVRAPLFSRSGGHSLSPEENEFVEEEPVLVLSPEEPAPGPATIDCPRDCACSQEGVVDCGGIDLREFPGDLPEHTNHLSLQNNQLEKIYPQELSRLHRLETLNLQNNRLTSRGLPEEAFEHLTNLNYLYLANNKLTLAPRFLPNALISVDFAANYLTKIYGLTFGQKPNLRSVYLHNNKLADAGLPDNMFNGSSNVEILILSSNFLCHVPKHLPPALYKLHLKNNKLEKIPPGAFSELSNLRELYLQNNYLTDEGLDNETFWKLSSLEYLDLSSNNLTRVPAGLPRSLVLLHLEKNVIQRVDADVLTPIRSLEYLLLHSNQLRAPGIHPRAFQGLKRLHTVHLYNNALERVPSGLPRRVRTLMILHNQITGIGRDDFATTYFLEELNLSYNRITSQQMHRDAFRKLRLLRSLDLSGNRLHTLQPGLPRNVHVLKVKRNELAALARGALAGMAQLRELYLTGNRLRSRALGPRAWVDLAGLQLLDIAGNQLTEIPEGLPESLEYLYLQNNKISTVPANAFDSTPNLKGIFLRFNKLAVGSVVDSAFRRLKHLQVLDIEGNFEFGDVSKDRGRLEEEEEEDDEDEEEEERR